CGTTAGAGGGTTAGGGGAAGATACTCACTTGGGTTTCAAACAAGGTTAGCTAAAATGCGAAATAGAGAGATGAGTAAAGGGAATAAGTACTAAAACTGAAACTTTCAGtaagaaaaaaatgagaaaCCGTTCGCGCCAGGTAGGGGTCGAACCTACGACTTTCTGCTTAGGAAACAGACGCTCCTTGTTTGAAACCCAAGTGAGTATCTTCCCCTAACCCTCTAACGAACTACTTTAAATTTTCCAATTTGGAATTTTCAAAAGGGTTTatctttttatggtattttaaatTCAAGTTACTTGTATAATCTGGGGTTTTACATTTTTTTGGGGTAAATCCATGGTTTCTTTATActatttttaattgagaataatTTTGTTGCAGAGTTGAAAATTGAGGATTTGGAGAACCTGCAATGAAGGTGTTTCAGGTCAATGGAGAAACTCTTGCCCTAGCCCTTTACTCCGATGTTACTAACGCCAAGtaatctcttttttcttttaaaaaaatttaatcacgttggtgaaaatattgttttcttttctaCTCTTCCAGTTTAGCTGTTATTTTGGTACCAATTTGAGATTAAGAAAGGGAAAAGCTCAGTGCTCTTATTCCTATAATGAGTTTGTGCTGAATTACTTTAAAGGTTTCTCTTGCAATTTTTTGGGCTATATAGAGAAGTGTTTTGTATTTATTGTGTGATACCATAGCTTAAAGTGAGAGTTTGACTAATTATGTCTAAGACCCTTTTTAATTAGCTAATATTTTTTTGGTTATATAGGGTATTGGTTGGGTGAGTTATGACTTAGGAGCAAAGTGTAGCTTAGCAATAGCTGCATCTTATGTACCTTAGAATGGTGAAGATAACCAAATTTTTATTGCTTTATCTACTGATTTCCACTAGGAATTGTGGGCACAATACAATTGATGGTTTTTGAGGTCTTTTCATGAAAAGGATAAGTTATAATGCAAATAGTACTTCAATACTGTTGATAAGTGTTTCAACAAGGAGGAACATTTCAAGAAAGTTATGTGAGAACTGAAGGgcttaataattagtttatactGTTTGCTGAAAGTCTTAATGACAATTCATTGTTTTCCAGGGAACTCCAGGATTCTATGCAAGCTGGAACATTGGAACCAGAAGTTGCATTTCTCAATGCTTCTCTTGTACAATAATACTCACTTGATCTCTTTCATTTAGTTTCACTTATTAACTTTACTAAACTGACATTTCTGAGCTTTCTTGAATTCAACAGATCCCAGATGTTTTCCCTCTATTAGCAGCTGCACATAAGACCATAGTTGCCAAATCGCGGGAGTCACTGACAACGCGCACTCTTCATTCAGAGCTTGTTTACAATTACTCAGGATCTAAGCATGTAAAAACTTCATCCACTCAACTATGCTGGTCTATTGATAACTTGCTTATGGATACCTATTGTATAACCATTGAGTTTCAATGACAGATTACAGAATCCTTGAAAAGATGTGGCATCTCTGAAAGCTCATCTTATGTGCTTGCTGCTCGTTTCAATGCTTCTCCTGATGAGGTGAGAATATGAGATTTACTGTATCAAACCTTGAATTGCTTTAGAAGTATGTAAAATATTAGCCAAGCCTTTATAATATTTGCTATCACACTAGATGAAAGGCGTAGAGAAACTTATCAATGGGAAGCA
This region of Cannabis sativa cultivar Pink pepper isolate KNU-18-1 chromosome 7, ASM2916894v1, whole genome shotgun sequence genomic DNA includes:
- the LOC115697515 gene encoding uncharacterized protein LOC115697515, with the translated sequence MKVFQVNGETLALALYSDVTNAKELQDSMQAGTLEPEVAFLNASLIPDVFPLLAAAHKTIVAKSRESLTTRTLHSELVYNYSGSKHITESLKRCGISESSSYVLAARFNASPDEMKGVEKLINGKQIDLEELGVRADQAQILKQYKISSVELRVSSLADAITSRIAARDAL